Part of the Buchnera aphidicola (Mindarus keteleerifoliae) genome, TTAGGTAGTTATTTAGAAATTACTGAAGGAATGAAAGTTAAAAGCATAGGAAAATCATTAGAAGTGCCCGTAGGGGAAAATTTTTTAGGAAGAGTTGTTGATGCTTTGGGAAATCCGATAGATGGGAAAGGGAAAATTTCTTTTTCTTCTTTTTTACCTGTAGAAGCTAACGCACCAGGAGTAATCGATAGAGAATTTATCAATCAACCTATACAAACAGGATATAAGTCGATCGATACCATGGTTCCTATTGGACGTGGACAAAGAGAATTAATTATTGGAGATAGACAGACAGGAAAAACAACATTAGCTATAGATACGATAATTAATCAAAAAAAATCAGGTGTTAAATGTATTTATGTAGCGATAGGGCAAAAATTTTCAACAATAGTTAATGTTGTAAGTAAATTAAAAAAATATGATGTGTTAAAAAATACTATTATTGTGGTAGCTTCTGCTTCAGAATCTCCTGCCCTACAATATTTATCACCTTATTCAGGATGTGCAATGGGTGAATATTTTAGAAACAAAGGAGAAGATGCATTAATAATTTACGATGATCTTTCAAAACATGCTGTTGCTTATCGTCAAATTTCTTTGTTATTAAAACGTCCTCCAGGTAGAGAAGCATTTCCAGGAGATATATTTTATTTGCATTCAAGATTATTAGAAAGATCTGCTAGAGTTAATATTAATTTTGTAAAAAAAATGACTTTAGGAAAAGTTAAAGATAAAACAGGATCTTTAACTGCTTTACCAATTATTGAAACTCAAGCAGGAGATGTTTCTTCTTTCGTTCCTACTAATGTAATTTCTATTACAGATGGACAAATATTTTTAGAAACTAATTTATTTAATAACGGTATTAGACCAGCGGTAGATCCAGGTATATCTGTTTCTCGTGTTGGAGGTTCTGCTCAAACGGAAATTATAAAAAAATTATCTTCTGGAATAAGAACTTCATTAGCTCAATATAGAGAGTTATCTTCTTTTTCGCAATTTTCTTCGGATTTAGATGAAATAACTCGAAATCAATTAATATATGGACAAAAATTAACAGAATTATTGAAACAGGATCAACATAATCCAATGTCAATTGCTGAACAATCTTTAATTATTTTTTCAGCGGAATTTCATTATTTTGATGATATTTCATTAGAAAAAATTTCTTCTTTTGAAAAATCTTTATTAGATTATTTTAATAAATTTCATTTTAAATTAATTGTTGAAATTAATAAGACTGGAATTTACAACGAAAAAATAAAAAATATGTTCATAGATATAATACAAAACTATAAATGCAAAAGGATTGATTTATCTTAGGTAAGCACAATATTATTAGTAGAGATTATTAAATGGCTTGTAAAAACGAAATACGTCAAAAAATAGATAGTATTAAGAATACTAAAAAAATTACTCAGGCTATGCAAATGGTTTCTTTTGCTAAAATGAAAAAATCTAAAGAAAAAATGTACGCTAGCAGACCATATTTACGAATTTTATCTCAAATTATAAATAATATTTTAGAAAGTTCTTTAGAATATCAGCATTCATATTTTAGTGATAGAAAAACCAGAAATATTGGATGGATTATCGTATCTACTGATAGAGGTTTGTGTGGGAGTTTAAATACTAATTTATTCAAAAAAATTTTAATTAAAATGAAAAAGTATTCTGACAGGAAAATTTTTTCTAATATTTGTATATTTGGATCTAAAGCGCTTTCTTTTTTTAAATTTTTCAACGAAAAAATAATCTCAAAAATTATAAATTTAGAAGAGAAATCTATAAATGTTCAATTTATTGAACCTCTTAAAAGAATGTTGCAAGAATATCAAGAAGGTAAAATAGATAAGCTTTATTTAGCTTTTAACTTATTTAAAAATAGTATGTTTCAAATTCCTACTGTACTTAAATTGTTACCCTTAAATTTTAAAAAAAATAATAATCAAAAAATAAGCAAATGGGATTATTTATATGAACCAGATCCTATGTTTTTATTAAATATATTATTAGATAGATATATTGAATTTCAAGTGTATCAAGCTATATTAGAAAATATAGCTAGTGAGCAAGCAGCTAGAATGCTAGCGATGAAAACAGCTACAGAAAATAGCGATGATTTGATCAATGAATTGCAATTATTATATAACAAAGTTCGTCAAAGTAGTATTACACAGGAATTAACTGAAATTATTTCTGGAGCTTCTTCAGTTTCATTAAATTAAAAAAGTTAGAGATCTAACGATGACTATTGGAAAAATTATTCAAATTATAGGTGCTGTAGTTGATGTAGAATTTTTACATAATGAAACTCCTAAAATCTATCATGCTTTAGAAGTAAAAAATAATAATAATATTTTGGTATTAGAAGTTCAACAACAGTTAGGAGGGGGAGTTGTTAGAACTATTGCAATGGGGAATTCGAATGGGTTAAAGAGAGGTGCTTTAGTTAAAAATTTAAAGCATTATATTAGAGTACCTGTAGGAAAATTAACTTTAGGAAGAATACTAAATGTCTTAGGAGAACCTATAGATGAACAGGGGCCTTTGAATAAAAATAAAGATGATTTTGTAGAATATTGGGATATTCATCGAATGCCTCCTTCTTATGTAGAACAATTAAATTCTAAGGAAATATTAGAAACAGGAATTAAAGTTATTGATTTAATATGTCCTTTTGCTAAAGGAGGTAAAGTTGGGTTATTTGGAGGTGCAGGAGTTGGAAAAACTGTAAATATGATGGAGTTAATTCGAAATATTGCTATAGAACATTCTGGATATTCAGTGTTTACAGGTGTAGGAGAAAGAACCAGGGAAGGTAATGATTTTTACAATGAAATGAAAGAATCTAAGGTTTTAAACAAAGTGTCTTTAGTTTATGGTCAAATGAATGAGCCACCTGGAAATAGATTAAGAGTTGCTTTTACGGGATTAACATTAGCTGAAAAGTTTAGAGATGAAGGAAAAGATGTATTATTGTTCATAGATAATATTTATAGATATACCTTAGCAGGTACCGAAGTATCGGCTTTATTAGGAAGAATTCCATCAGCTGTCGGATATCAACCAACATTATCTGAAGAAATGGGAAAATTACAAGAACGAATTACGTCAACAAAAAAAGGTTCTATTACATCGGTTCAAGCTATCTATATTCCCGCAGATGATCTCACAGATCCTTCTCCAGCTATTACATTTTCGCATTTAGATTCTACGATTACGTTAAG contains:
- the atpD gene encoding F0F1 ATP synthase subunit beta yields the protein MTIGKIIQIIGAVVDVEFLHNETPKIYHALEVKNNNNILVLEVQQQLGGGVVRTIAMGNSNGLKRGALVKNLKHYIRVPVGKLTLGRILNVLGEPIDEQGPLNKNKDDFVEYWDIHRMPPSYVEQLNSKEILETGIKVIDLICPFAKGGKVGLFGGAGVGKTVNMMELIRNIAIEHSGYSVFTGVGERTREGNDFYNEMKESKVLNKVSLVYGQMNEPPGNRLRVAFTGLTLAEKFRDEGKDVLLFIDNIYRYTLAGTEVSALLGRIPSAVGYQPTLSEEMGKLQERITSTKKGSITSVQAIYIPADDLTDPSPAITFSHLDSTITLSRQIASLGIYPAVDPLNSTSRQLDPNIVGKEHYNVARSVQKMLQRYQELKDIISILGMDELSEEDKLLVTRARKIQRFLSQPFFVAEIFTGFSGKYVSLKENILGFKEIIEGKYDHIPEQAFYMVGSIKEVLNKAKKFK
- the atpG gene encoding F0F1 ATP synthase subunit gamma, encoding MACKNEIRQKIDSIKNTKKITQAMQMVSFAKMKKSKEKMYASRPYLRILSQIINNILESSLEYQHSYFSDRKTRNIGWIIVSTDRGLCGSLNTNLFKKILIKMKKYSDRKIFSNICIFGSKALSFFKFFNEKIISKIINLEEKSINVQFIEPLKRMLQEYQEGKIDKLYLAFNLFKNSMFQIPTVLKLLPLNFKKNNNQKISKWDYLYEPDPMFLLNILLDRYIEFQVYQAILENIASEQAARMLAMKTATENSDDLINELQLLYNKVRQSSITQELTEIISGASSVSLN
- the atpA gene encoding F0F1 ATP synthase subunit alpha, giving the protein MELNSTEISELIKKRITNFEISNITQNEGTIISVSDGIIQIYGLSNVMQGEMIEIANCQYAIALNLERDTVGAVVLGSYLEITEGMKVKSIGKSLEVPVGENFLGRVVDALGNPIDGKGKISFSSFLPVEANAPGVIDREFINQPIQTGYKSIDTMVPIGRGQRELIIGDRQTGKTTLAIDTIINQKKSGVKCIYVAIGQKFSTIVNVVSKLKKYDVLKNTIIVVASASESPALQYLSPYSGCAMGEYFRNKGEDALIIYDDLSKHAVAYRQISLLLKRPPGREAFPGDIFYLHSRLLERSARVNINFVKKMTLGKVKDKTGSLTALPIIETQAGDVSSFVPTNVISITDGQIFLETNLFNNGIRPAVDPGISVSRVGGSAQTEIIKKLSSGIRTSLAQYRELSSFSQFSSDLDEITRNQLIYGQKLTELLKQDQHNPMSIAEQSLIIFSAEFHYFDDISLEKISSFEKSLLDYFNKFHFKLIVEINKTGIYNEKIKNMFIDIIQNYKCKRIDLS